The following are from one region of the Passer domesticus isolate bPasDom1 chromosome 13, bPasDom1.hap1, whole genome shotgun sequence genome:
- the NPM1 gene encoding nucleophosmin produces the protein MEDSAMDMESMGPLRPQTFLFGCELKADKEFQFKVDDEENEHQLSLRTVTLGAGAKDELHIVEAEALDYEGNPTKVVLASLKMSVQPTVSLGGFEITPPVVLRLKCGSGPVYVSGQHLVALEEEPESDDEEEDDTKIVNASTKRPASGGGAKTPQKKPKLAEDDEDDDEDEDDDDDDEDDLEDDEEEIKAPIKKPVREVAGKNIQKAKQNGKDSKPSTPASKSKTPDSKKDKTLTPKTPKVPLSLEEIKAKMQASVDKGSTLPKLEPKFANYVKNCFRTEDQKVIQALWQWRQTL, from the exons ATGGAGGACAGTGCCATGGACATGGAGAGCATGGGCCCCCTGCGCCCGCAGACTTTCCTCTTCG GCTGTGAGCTTAAAGCGGATAAGGAGTTTCAGTTTAAAGTAGATGATGAAGAAAATGAACATCAGTTGTCTCTGAGAACG GTTACTTTAGGAGCTGGAGCCAAAGATGAATTACACATTGTAGAAGCAGAAGCACTGGACTACGAAGGCAACCCTACTAAAGTAGTACTGGCATCTCTGAAAATGTCAGTGCAGCCTACA GTTTCGTTGGGTGGCTTTGAGATCACGCCACCAGTGGTGTTGCGGTTGAAGTGCGGTTCAGGGCCTGTTTATGTCAGTGGTCAGCACCTCGTAG CATTAGAAGAAGAACCAGAATCAGAtgatgaggaggaagatgatACAAAAATTGTTAATGCTTCAACAAAGAGACCAGCAAGTGGAGGAGGAGCTAAAACACCACAG aaaaaaccaaaattagcagaagatgatgaggatgacgatgaagatgaggatgatgatgatga TGATGAGGATGACTTAGAAGATgatgaggaagaaattaaagCACCAATAAAGAAA ccTGTTCGTGAGGTTGCAggaaaaaatatacagaaagcaaagcagaatGGAAAAGATTCTAAGCCATCCACACCAGCATCTAAATCAAAA ACTCCAGATTCCAAGAAGGACAAAACTTTAACTCCAAAAACACCAAAAGTCCCTCTGTCATTAGAGGAGATAAAAGCAAAAATGCAAGCATCTGTAGATAAG gGTTCTACCCTTCCTAAGCTGGAGCCCAAATTTGCCAACTACGTTAAGAATTGCTTCAGGACAGAGGACCAGAAG GTCATTCAAGCTCTCTGGCAGTGGAGACAGACTctgtaa